One Acidobacteriota bacterium DNA segment encodes these proteins:
- a CDS encoding glycosyltransferase family 2 protein — protein MDSRSDPELSVIIPNWNGAAFLREVLACLGAGDSAARMEILVVDNGSSDGSAELARALHPRVRVIANAANAGFARAVNQGLHAAAGRYIAVINNDTAWPGDWLDGCQRFLEAQPAYDFAAPLVLRYGDRGIVDSAGDGVNLRLMPFKRCCGLPADKPRGAGRRLLTSASCSAVLFRREFFDQYGAFDEDFFMYYEDVDLFFRAFLGGAQGCLLPEWTVFHHEGGSVGRYDSEIYKNRDYKSKNFLLVRNRVFFLVKNCPGSYFWLAVPLLAAELVRSLMYHLVHGRLVLFLRAHWDAIRGLRAMWRKRRIVQGNRVISFRRLMAALRG, from the coding sequence GTGGACTCACGGTCCGATCCCGAACTCAGTGTGATCATTCCGAACTGGAACGGCGCCGCGTTCCTGCGCGAGGTGCTGGCGTGCCTCGGTGCGGGGGATTCGGCCGCCCGCATGGAGATCCTCGTGGTGGACAACGGCTCCTCGGACGGCTCGGCGGAGCTGGCCCGCGCGCTGCACCCGCGGGTCCGGGTCATCGCAAACGCCGCCAACGCCGGCTTCGCCCGCGCGGTCAACCAGGGGCTCCACGCCGCAGCGGGGCGCTACATCGCCGTGATCAACAACGACACCGCCTGGCCCGGCGACTGGCTCGACGGCTGCCAGCGGTTTCTGGAAGCCCAGCCGGCCTACGACTTCGCCGCCCCGCTGGTGCTGCGCTACGGCGATCGAGGGATCGTAGACAGCGCGGGCGACGGCGTCAATCTGCGCCTCATGCCCTTCAAGCGATGCTGTGGACTGCCGGCGGACAAGCCCCGCGGGGCCGGCCGGAGGTTGCTTACGTCCGCCTCCTGTTCCGCAGTGCTGTTCCGACGCGAATTTTTCGATCAATATGGGGCATTTGACGAAGATTTCTTCATGTACTACGAGGATGTTGATCTGTTCTTCCGGGCCTTTCTGGGCGGCGCTCAGGGGTGCCTTCTGCCTGAGTGGACGGTGTTCCACCACGAGGGGGGAAGTGTGGGGCGGTATGATTCAGAAATCTATAAAAATAGGGACTATAAGAGCAAAAACTTCTTGCTGGTACGCAACCGGGTGTTCTTTCTGGTTAAGAACTGTCCAGGGAGCTATTTCTGGTTGGCGGTGCCGCTGCTGGCAGCGGAACTGGTGCGCAGCCTCATGTACCATCTCGTGCACGGGCGCCTGGTCCTGTTCCTGAGGGCTCACTGGGATGCGATCCGCGGTCTGCGGGCCATGTGGCGCAAGCGGCGGATTGTCCAGGGAAACCGGGTGATCTCCTTCCGCCGGTTGATGGCTGCGCTGCGCGGGTGA
- a CDS encoding UDP-glucose/GDP-mannose dehydrogenase family protein — protein sequence MKIAVFGTGYVGLVTGTCFADTGHDVICVDIDAEKIRKLNDGISPIYEPGLDELIRKNTESGRLRFVTDAVAAIHESLFLFIAVGTPPGEDGSADLTHVLTVARTIGEHINGYKVVVVKSTVPVGTCDRVREAIRAATSHDFDVVSNPEFLKEGTAVEDCLMPERIIVGTDNIRTAEIMKALYAPFVRTGNPIYVLDVRSSETTKYAANAMLATRISFMNEFAGFCERMGADIDAVRTGIGSDSRIGKRFLFAGVGYGGSCFPKDVQAVIRMAHKAGFAMPVLEAVEAVNNRQKALLAERVIEHFGGDMAGRKIAVWGLSFKPKTDDMREAPSITIIRNLLDKGAAISAHDPIAMDVARGTFGDAIEFCANNYDALPGADALVVVTEWNDYRFPDFQRMKTLMRTPVIFDGRNVYNPHEVVQLGFSYYGIGRLVPTDPPAEA from the coding sequence ATGAAGATTGCAGTGTTCGGAACCGGCTATGTGGGCCTGGTCACCGGGACGTGCTTTGCGGACACGGGCCACGATGTCATCTGCGTGGACATCGACGCCGAGAAGATCCGCAAGCTCAACGACGGGATCAGCCCCATCTATGAGCCCGGCCTGGACGAGCTCATCCGCAAGAACACCGAGAGCGGTCGCCTCCGCTTCGTCACCGACGCCGTCGCCGCCATCCATGAATCGCTGTTCCTGTTCATCGCCGTGGGCACGCCGCCCGGCGAAGACGGCTCGGCCGACCTGACCCACGTTCTGACGGTGGCCCGGACCATCGGCGAACACATCAACGGCTACAAGGTGGTGGTGGTCAAGAGCACAGTCCCCGTGGGGACCTGCGACCGGGTCCGCGAGGCGATCCGCGCGGCCACGAGCCACGATTTCGACGTCGTCTCCAATCCCGAATTCCTCAAGGAGGGCACGGCGGTCGAGGACTGTCTGATGCCCGAGCGGATCATCGTGGGTACCGACAACATCCGCACCGCCGAGATCATGAAGGCGCTCTACGCGCCGTTCGTGCGGACCGGCAATCCCATCTACGTGCTGGACGTCCGGTCATCCGAGACCACCAAATACGCAGCCAACGCCATGCTGGCCACGCGAATCAGCTTCATGAACGAGTTCGCCGGGTTCTGCGAGCGGATGGGCGCCGACATCGACGCCGTCCGGACCGGCATCGGCTCCGATTCCCGCATCGGCAAGCGGTTCCTGTTCGCCGGCGTGGGCTACGGCGGCTCCTGCTTTCCCAAGGACGTCCAGGCGGTGATCCGGATGGCCCACAAAGCCGGCTTCGCCATGCCGGTGCTCGAGGCGGTGGAAGCCGTCAACAACCGGCAGAAGGCCCTTCTGGCCGAGCGGGTGATCGAGCATTTCGGCGGCGACATGGCGGGCCGCAAGATCGCGGTGTGGGGCCTGTCCTTCAAACCGAAGACCGATGACATGCGCGAGGCCCCGTCCATCACCATCATCCGGAACCTGCTGGACAAGGGCGCGGCGATCAGCGCCCACGACCCCATCGCCATGGATGTCGCCCGGGGCACGTTCGGCGACGCCATCGAATTCTGCGCCAATAACTATGACGCGCTGCCCGGGGCCGATGCCCTGGTGGTGGTCACCGAATGGAACGACTACCGGTTTCCCGATTTCCAGCGGATGAAAACGTTGATGCGCACCCCGGTCATCTTCGACGGCCGAAACGTCTATAATCCTCACGAGGTGGTCCAGTTGGGCTTCAGCTACTACGGCATCGGCCGCCTGGTCCCGACGGACCCACCGGCCGAAGCCTGA
- a CDS encoding HAD-IIA family hydrolase, with protein sequence MHGSPHGGTSAGAAPGCGLRRITRRELIAAYDVLLLDAYGVLLDADGPLPGAADLLADLRAAGREYYILTNDASRTVPETEAAYRRKGLDIPAARIITSGSLLPGYFDRHALAGRRCAVLGPAGSRHNVAAAGGVPVDVTADADAEVLVVCDETGYPFLETVDAALSLVWRALDRRREIHLLLPNPDLIFPKGGGRYGLTAGSIALCLEAALQLRHDGPAAPAFRRLGKPHPEMFAEAARRAGGGRMVMIGDQLETDIRGAIDFGIDAALVGSGVTRPDDPRTWPVRPTCWLPSLADPNESGAGDLV encoded by the coding sequence ATGCATGGTTCACCACACGGCGGAACCTCCGCGGGCGCCGCACCCGGCTGCGGGCTGCGGCGCATCACCCGGCGCGAGCTGATCGCGGCGTACGACGTGCTGCTGCTCGACGCGTACGGCGTGCTTCTCGACGCCGACGGCCCCCTGCCGGGTGCGGCGGACCTGCTGGCGGACCTGCGGGCGGCTGGCCGCGAGTATTACATCCTGACCAACGACGCGTCGCGGACGGTACCCGAGACGGAGGCGGCCTACCGCCGCAAGGGGTTGGACATCCCTGCGGCCCGCATCATCACATCCGGTTCGCTCCTGCCCGGTTACTTTGACCGGCACGCGCTGGCGGGCCGCCGCTGTGCCGTCCTCGGCCCCGCGGGTTCCCGACACAACGTGGCGGCGGCCGGCGGTGTGCCGGTGGACGTCACCGCGGACGCCGACGCCGAGGTGTTGGTGGTGTGCGACGAGACCGGCTATCCCTTTCTGGAGACTGTGGATGCGGCCCTGAGCCTCGTGTGGCGGGCGCTGGACCGCCGACGCGAGATCCACCTGCTGCTCCCCAACCCGGATCTGATTTTCCCGAAGGGCGGCGGCCGCTACGGCCTAACGGCCGGCAGCATCGCCCTGTGTTTGGAAGCGGCGCTCCAGCTCCGGCACGACGGGCCCGCGGCACCGGCCTTCCGACGGCTGGGCAAGCCCCACCCGGAGATGTTCGCCGAAGCCGCCCGGCGGGCCGGCGGCGGACGGATGGTCATGATCGGCGACCAGCTCGAAACCGACATCCGCGGGGCGATCGATTTCGGGATCGACGCGGCGCTGGTGGGATCCGGCGTGACCCGTCCGGATGATCCGCGCACCTGGCCCGTCCGACCCACCTGCTGGCTGCCGTCGCTGGCCGATCCGAACGAATCCGGGGCGGGCGATTTGGTTTGA